The following are from one region of the Alicyclobacillus fastidiosus genome:
- a CDS encoding tyrosine-type recombinase/integrase — MLLKYAVKDFLDDREYKNVSPFTLSGYRRTLNEFHRFCVDQEIVGVTDVTPAIMKQYFIFCQKERGNNPVTLNHKLINLRAFFHYLQKEVELFTENNNPIRKISKFKTDVRIEVFTDEHIKLMLGYFRRLKYRDKSFYSYRDATIIVTLLGTGARLGELINIRWADVDFKNSTISLFGKKRMAIAIPTAAKLERELAEYKVYIQQRFSDLPEYVFVDSRGRKLTDNAIKNMFKRLKEVMNFRDVRLSSHTFRHTFAHRCLMNGMDVFTLQRLLRHSDMTMTQRYLALWGSALKEQNDKYNPLNSVNL; from the coding sequence TTGTTGTTGAAATACGCCGTGAAGGATTTTTTGGATGACCGAGAGTATAAGAATGTATCCCCCTTCACCCTGTCCGGGTATCGACGCACATTGAACGAGTTTCACAGATTTTGCGTTGATCAGGAAATCGTTGGTGTAACGGATGTCACTCCTGCAATTATGAAGCAGTATTTTATCTTCTGCCAGAAGGAGCGCGGTAACAACCCTGTTACGCTAAATCACAAACTCATCAATCTCCGCGCATTTTTCCACTACCTTCAAAAGGAAGTCGAACTCTTCACCGAAAACAACAACCCCATTCGTAAGATTTCCAAATTCAAGACTGATGTTCGTATCGAAGTTTTTACTGACGAGCACATCAAATTAATGTTGGGATATTTCAGACGTCTAAAGTATCGTGACAAATCTTTTTATTCCTACAGAGATGCAACGATTATCGTGACTTTGCTCGGAACCGGAGCGCGATTAGGGGAGCTCATTAACATTCGATGGGCCGATGTCGACTTCAAAAATAGCACCATTAGTCTATTCGGGAAGAAACGGATGGCCATCGCAATACCGACGGCAGCCAAACTGGAACGGGAACTCGCAGAATATAAGGTTTACATTCAACAGCGTTTTTCAGACCTCCCAGAATACGTGTTTGTGGATTCTCGCGGCAGAAAATTGACCGACAATGCTATCAAGAACATGTTCAAGCGGCTAAAAGAAGTCATGAATTTCAGGGATGTCCGCCTCAGCAGCCATACCTTCCGCCACACCTTTGCCCACAGATGCCTCATGAATGGCATGGATGTGTTCACTCTCCAGAGATTGCTTCGCCACTCTGATATGACGATGACACAGCGATACCTCGCACTCTGGGGTTCTGCACTCAAAGAGCAAAACGACAAATACAATCCACTCAACAGTGTGAACTTGTAG